CCCGCCACCACCTTCCTCATCATCGCGGTGATCGCCGGGTACGGCTGCGGTTGTGCTGCTGCTGGACCTGACCGGGTTCAAGCAGAACTACGACCAGCACGGTCACGACGCCGGAGACGACGTCCTGTGCGCCATCGCCACCCTCGCCGCCAAAACCGGGGCAGTCGCCGGCCGGCTCGGCGGGAGCCGCACCGGCTCAACACCATTCATGGCGGGGTGACGCTCGGCGCCAAGGGCTGTCCGGGTCTGGTCGAGGTGAAGGGCCACCGCTGCCCCGGGCGCGTGGCGAGAAGCTCACCAGCTGGTCATACCGGTGATTAGGCTCGCACCGGGCGGGAGATAACCGATCGCGCGCGCTCGAGGCTGCCCAGCGTGCACCGCGCGACCTCTCGCCGGTGGCGGCGTTGTCCTGTGACGTCCGATGTCGTTGTACCGGACGACCTGGTCCCTCGTCGCAGAAAATGGAACCACCATGGAGCAGTCTTCGCCAGGCACCACCATCACGTTGCTGATCGTCGGCGGCCTCTTCACCTGGTACTACGTCGCCCGCCAGCGCAAGCAACGCGAGGACGAGGCCGAACTGCAGGCCCTCGGCCCGGTCCGGGAACGTGT
This genomic window from Catenuloplanes niger contains:
- a CDS encoding diguanylate cyclase domain-containing protein produces the protein MLLLDLTGFKQNYDQHGHDAGDDVLCAIATLAAKTGAVAGRLGGSRTGSTPFMAG